A single window of Sporomusaceae bacterium DNA harbors:
- a CDS encoding aliphatic sulfonate ABC transporter substrate-binding protein produces the protein MRMRSAIVALLLAALAISGCGGKSSTQTPGAEPAGKEIRIGIVPLPHYAHMWVAKKKGLLDEELNKAGYKLKWQPFALGPMVSEAFAAGHLDFGVMGDFPAFIGRAAGTDYRIAAVASSGPKTLALVVKRDSPVTGIAALKGKKVATTKAAYGQKLLHLLLEKNGLAMNDIQFIHMSMDDLATALVRGDVDAGVMWDPLLTRLGEAGEIRVLADGTGIYEAYAVLMASGEMLDKHPAAVDAVLKAFRRGSEYLRQHPEEGKKLLLEDIRMPETLLAKVVGKFNYDDKITDRFVADMKDTEAFMRKGGLLKNPVDVEAFVRRK, from the coding sequence ATGCGGATGAGGTCGGCAATCGTAGCCCTGCTGTTGGCCGCGCTGGCGATCAGCGGCTGCGGCGGCAAGAGCTCGACTCAGACTCCGGGCGCGGAGCCGGCCGGTAAGGAGATCCGCATCGGGATCGTGCCCCTGCCGCATTACGCCCATATGTGGGTGGCGAAGAAGAAGGGCTTACTCGACGAGGAACTGAACAAAGCGGGCTATAAACTGAAGTGGCAGCCGTTCGCCCTGGGGCCGATGGTGAGCGAGGCTTTCGCGGCCGGCCATCTCGATTTCGGGGTCATGGGCGATTTCCCGGCCTTCATTGGCCGGGCCGCCGGCACCGACTATCGGATCGCGGCGGTCGCTTCGTCGGGACCCAAGACGCTGGCGCTGGTGGTCAAGAGGGATTCCCCTGTTACCGGCATAGCCGCCCTGAAAGGCAAGAAGGTGGCGACGACCAAGGCGGCGTACGGGCAGAAGCTGCTGCACCTGCTGCTGGAAAAGAACGGACTGGCTATGAACGATATCCAGTTTATCCATATGTCGATGGACGATCTGGCGACAGCGCTGGTGCGCGGCGACGTGGACGCCGGCGTGATGTGGGACCCGTTGCTGACTCGCCTGGGCGAGGCCGGCGAAATCAGGGTGCTGGCCGACGGGACGGGAATCTACGAGGCATATGCCGTGCTGATGGCGAGCGGCGAGATGCTTGATAAGCATCCGGCGGCGGTCGACGCGGTGCTGAAGGCGTTCCGGCGGGGCAGCGAGTACCTGAGGCAGCATCCCGAGGAAGGCAAGAAGCTGCTGCTTGAGGATATAAGGATGCCGGAGACGCTGCTGGCGAAGGTTGTCGGCAAGTTCAATTACGACGATAAGATCACCGATCGGTTCGTGGCCGATATGAAGGATACCGAAGCGTTTATGCGCAAAGGCGGTTTGCTGAAAAATCCGGTGGATGTCGAGGCTTTCGTCCGCCGGAAGTGA
- a CDS encoding ABC transporter permease translates to MEMALKIAATYRDNLAAGLPGWKKLAAPAVLLAIWQAVTTAGLVKPILLPPPGQVLEALLAMAGSGELAVHLGASIVRVLEGFALAAVLGVGLGLALGIFPLLFELADGVIQLIRPIPPIAWLPLAILWFGIEEGSKVFIITLGAFFPIFVNVLDGVRQTDHKFLELARALEVPKGKFIAKVVIPGALPFIAAGLRIGLGYAWMCVVAAELSAGMTGVGYMLTDARALAQTDRVLVGMLAIGVVGKAMDGVLRALEERIVRWRTSFTGE, encoded by the coding sequence ATGGAGATGGCGCTTAAGATCGCGGCAACGTATAGGGACAATTTGGCGGCCGGCCTGCCGGGGTGGAAGAAGCTGGCGGCTCCGGCCGTCTTGCTGGCGATATGGCAGGCGGTTACCACCGCCGGTCTGGTCAAACCGATTTTGCTGCCCCCACCGGGGCAGGTACTCGAGGCTTTGCTGGCGATGGCTGGCAGCGGCGAACTGGCCGTCCATCTGGGGGCGAGCATCGTTCGGGTGCTCGAAGGCTTCGCGCTGGCCGCCGTACTGGGGGTGGGCCTGGGCCTGGCGCTGGGCATTTTTCCGCTGCTGTTCGAACTTGCCGACGGCGTCATCCAGCTTATCCGCCCCATCCCGCCGATTGCCTGGCTGCCGCTGGCGATCCTCTGGTTCGGCATCGAAGAGGGGTCGAAGGTTTTCATTATCACGCTGGGCGCCTTTTTCCCGATCTTCGTCAATGTGCTTGACGGTGTCCGTCAGACGGATCATAAGTTTTTGGAGCTGGCCAGGGCGTTGGAGGTGCCGAAGGGCAAGTTTATCGCCAAGGTCGTTATTCCGGGGGCGCTGCCGTTCATTGCCGCCGGGCTGCGCATCGGACTGGGCTACGCCTGGATGTGTGTGGTGGCCGCGGAGCTGTCGGCCGGGATGACCGGCGTTGGCTACATGCTCACCGACGCGCGGGCGCTGGCGCAGACCGACCGGGTGCTGGTGGGGATGCTGGCGATCGGCGTGGTGGGCAAGGCGATGGACGGCGTGCTGCGCGCGCTGGAAGAGAGGATTGTCAGATGGAGAACCTCCTTTACCGGGGAATAG
- a CDS encoding ABC transporter ATP-binding protein yields MENLLYRGIDDDLLVVAGLGKIYKTRGGDVAALEGIDLRVGGHEFVSIVGASGCGKSTLLRIIAGLDADYGGTVAVRGRRVAGAGLDRGIVFQEPRLLPWLTVAENVAFALQKGSREEKAAIVTAHLEKVGLVGFAQAYPGELSGGMAQRAAIARALVNRPEILLLDEPFGALDALTRLRMQHELLEIWRDNRTTMIMVTHDIEEAVYLGDRVVVMSERPGTVRKEFAVDLPRPRSRSDAAFQQLRQAIGREFHEELG; encoded by the coding sequence ATGGAGAACCTCCTTTACCGGGGAATAGATGACGACCTGCTGGTCGTCGCCGGCCTGGGGAAGATATATAAGACACGCGGCGGCGACGTGGCCGCGCTTGAGGGCATCGACCTCCGCGTGGGCGGCCACGAGTTCGTCAGCATCGTCGGCGCGAGCGGCTGCGGGAAGAGTACGCTGCTGCGGATAATCGCCGGACTTGACGCAGATTACGGGGGAACGGTCGCGGTACGCGGGCGGCGGGTCGCCGGCGCCGGCCTCGACCGGGGGATCGTGTTCCAGGAACCGCGGCTGCTGCCGTGGCTGACGGTGGCGGAGAATGTGGCTTTCGCGCTGCAGAAGGGCAGCCGGGAGGAGAAAGCGGCAATTGTCACCGCCCACCTCGAGAAGGTGGGGCTGGTCGGGTTTGCGCAGGCTTACCCCGGGGAGCTGTCGGGCGGGATGGCGCAGCGGGCGGCGATCGCCAGGGCGCTGGTCAACCGGCCGGAAATCCTGCTGCTGGACGAGCCGTTCGGTGCGCTGGACGCGCTGACGCGCCTGAGGATGCAGCACGAGTTGCTGGAGATCTGGCGCGACAACAGGACGACGATGATTATGGTGACTCATGATATTGAGGAGGCCGTGTACCTCGGCGACCGGGTGGTGGTGATGTCGGAACGGCCGGGAACGGTGAGGAAAGAGTTTGCCGTCGACCTGCCGCGGCCGCGGAGCCGCTCCGACGCCGCTTTCCAGCAACTCCGGCAGGCGATCGGCCGGGAATTTCACGAAGAGTTGGGGTAG
- a CDS encoding N-acetyltransferase, whose amino-acid sequence MMAIRRAEAADFGEIWPILKEVFARGDTYSFSPDTSEQEGFRIWMELPLATYVAVADGLVAGTYFLKPNQPGLGAHVGNAGYAVSSAARGRGIGRAMCEHSLKEARALGFKAMQFNFVVSTNTVAVELWRKCGFTVAGRLPKAFAHQEQGFVDVFVMYQWLG is encoded by the coding sequence ATGATGGCGATAAGACGGGCGGAGGCCGCGGACTTCGGCGAAATCTGGCCGATCCTCAAGGAGGTTTTTGCGCGGGGGGATACGTATTCTTTTTCGCCCGATACCTCTGAGCAGGAAGGCTTCCGCATCTGGATGGAGCTGCCGCTCGCTACATATGTCGCTGTGGCGGACGGGCTGGTGGCGGGGACATATTTTCTAAAACCCAATCAGCCCGGTCTTGGCGCGCATGTCGGCAATGCGGGCTACGCCGTCAGTTCGGCGGCCCGCGGCCGGGGAATCGGCCGAGCGATGTGCGAACACTCGCTGAAGGAGGCTCGGGCGCTGGGGTTCAAAGCGATGCAGTTTAATTTCGTCGTATCCACGAACACGGTGGCGGTGGAGCTGTGGCGAAAGTGCGGTTTCACGGTCGCCGGCAGGCTGCCCAAGGCTTTTGCGCATCAGGAGCAGGGATTCGTGGACGTTTTTGTGATGTACCAGTGGCTGGGCTAA
- a CDS encoding flavin reductase family protein, with protein sequence MKKSLGALAPAMPLPVWVIGSYGEDGSPCLMTAAWCGVCCSEPPCVAVAVRKSRLTHVSIAARGAFTVNIPSERYAAEADYCGLVSGRDVDKFAVTGLTAVGSELVDAPYVAEFPLVLECTVVEAVELGSHTLFVGRIADAKADAAVLGENGLPDLAKVKPLVCSPTDRNYYGVGNVLGGTYSLGRGIAAKT encoded by the coding sequence ATGAAGAAGTCTCTGGGGGCGCTGGCGCCGGCGATGCCGTTGCCGGTGTGGGTGATCGGCAGTTATGGCGAGGACGGCTCGCCCTGTCTGATGACCGCGGCCTGGTGCGGGGTGTGTTGCTCTGAGCCGCCCTGCGTGGCGGTGGCGGTGCGCAAGTCGCGGTTGACGCATGTCAGTATCGCCGCGCGCGGCGCTTTCACGGTCAACATCCCGTCGGAGCGTTACGCGGCGGAGGCGGATTACTGCGGTCTGGTTTCCGGGCGGGACGTGGATAAGTTTGCGGTGACGGGGCTGACGGCGGTCGGCAGTGAGCTGGTGGACGCTCCTTATGTCGCGGAGTTTCCCCTGGTGCTGGAGTGCACGGTGGTGGAGGCTGTCGAGCTGGGCAGCCACACCCTTTTCGTCGGCAGGATCGCCGATGCGAAGGCCGATGCGGCGGTACTCGGCGAGAACGGTCTGCCGGACCTGGCGAAGGTAAAACCGCTGGTGTGCAGCCCGACTGACAGGAATTACTACGGCGTCGGCAACGTGCTGGGGGGGACGTATTCGCTGGGGCGCGGTATTGCCGCGAAGACATAG
- a CDS encoding molybdopterin-binding protein, whose protein sequence is MQMIKVEDAVGSVLCHDITRIVPGEAKGPAFKKGHIVSAQDVPELLKLGKEHLYVWELRKGFVHENDAGLRIARTLQGQGLSLTEPSEGKVKLVAETDGLCVIDENRLLQINMLEEIAAATISNARPVKKGMAVAGVRVIPLVIAEEKLAQAEAIAPAGGVIAIKPFHSYKVGVITTGSEVYHGRIEDKFGPVVREKVEAFGCRVIEHIIVPDDVERISAAIKKLLAGGAEMILTTGGMSVDPDDVTPTAIRAAGADIVTYGAPVLPGAMLMVAYMGQVPILGLPGCVMYHKTTVFDLVLTQVLAGETVTRAMIAKLGMGGLCLECEVCRYPQCSFGTGA, encoded by the coding sequence ATGCAGATGATTAAAGTTGAAGATGCGGTAGGTAGCGTTCTTTGCCACGATATAACCAGGATCGTGCCCGGCGAGGCCAAGGGGCCGGCGTTCAAGAAAGGCCATATCGTTTCTGCGCAGGATGTTCCCGAGCTGCTGAAGCTGGGCAAGGAGCACTTGTATGTCTGGGAGCTCAGGAAGGGGTTCGTACACGAGAACGACGCTGGGCTGAGGATAGCCAGGACGCTGCAGGGGCAGGGGCTTTCCCTTACCGAGCCTAGCGAGGGCAAGGTGAAGCTTGTCGCCGAAACCGACGGGCTGTGTGTCATTGACGAGAACCGCCTGCTGCAGATCAATATGCTGGAGGAGATCGCGGCAGCGACGATCAGCAACGCCAGGCCGGTGAAGAAGGGCATGGCTGTGGCCGGGGTAAGGGTTATCCCGCTGGTTATTGCGGAGGAGAAGCTGGCGCAGGCGGAGGCGATAGCGCCGGCTGGCGGCGTTATCGCGATAAAGCCGTTCCACTCTTATAAGGTGGGGGTTATCACCACCGGCAGCGAGGTTTACCACGGGCGGATCGAGGATAAGTTCGGGCCGGTGGTCAGGGAGAAGGTCGAAGCGTTCGGCTGCCGGGTGATCGAGCATATCATCGTGCCTGACGATGTGGAGCGGATTTCCGCGGCGATAAAGAAGCTGCTGGCGGGCGGCGCCGAGATGATCCTGACGACCGGGGGGATGTCGGTCGACCCCGACGATGTGACGCCGACCGCCATCAGGGCGGCGGGCGCGGATATCGTGACATATGGGGCCCCCGTGCTGCCGGGAGCGATGTTGATGGTCGCCTATATGGGCCAGGTGCCGATTTTGGGATTGCCGGGCTGCGTGATGTATCACAAGACGACGGTTTTCGATCTGGTGCTGACGCAGGTTCTTGCCGGCGAGACAGTCACCCGGGCGATGATCGCCAAGCTGGGGATGGGCGGGCTGTGCCTGGAGTGCGAGGTCTGCCGCTACCCGCAATGTTCGTTTGGCACAGGCGCATAG